A single window of Hyla sarda isolate aHylSar1 chromosome 2, aHylSar1.hap1, whole genome shotgun sequence DNA harbors:
- the LOC130356563 gene encoding adenosine receptor A3-like yields MSNTTMTQSFTAVYLAVEVVIGVLSIIGNTLVIWAVKVNPSLQDTTFYFIVSLAVTDLAVGVLVTPLAIILELKIQLYFHACLFLCCMIIIFTNASTASLLAIAIDRYVRVKFPNSYRMKMTKKRIRLCICFYWILSAFGALVPMFGWNNRIHLGEEERNVLICNFPHVMSMDYLAYFCFFGWVLFPLFTMMALYVEIFHTLRKHMRQCVSNLHLNKSNYSKDYKITISLVIVMSMYALCWLPISILNCITYFYPNVVQTKGFVPALYLSILLSHLNSVINPIIYSLKIKKFKYTFINIIKRHTCILCRDDITDASSIENTLEK; encoded by the exons ATGTCTAATACAACCATGACTCAGAGCTTCACCGCTGTCTACCTTGCAGTGGAGGTAGTCATTGGGGTTCTTTCTATCATTGGAAATACCCTTGTAATCTGGGCAGTGAAGGTGAACCCCTCTCTTCAGGATACAACATTTTACTTTATTGTGTCTCTGGCAGTGACTGACCTGGCAGTTGGAGTATTGGTTACACCTTTGGCTATTATACTGGAGCTGAAGATACAGCTATATTTTCATGCATGTTTGTTCCTCTGTTGCATGATTATCATATTCACCAATGCATCCACAGCTTCTCTGCTTGCCATAGCAATTGACAGATATGTAAGAGTCAAGTTTCCAAACAG CTACAGGATGAAGATGACCAAAAAGAGGATTCGGTTGTGTATTTGCTTCTACTGGATTCTGTCTGCATTTGGAGCACTGGTCCCAATGTTTGGATGGAACAACAGAATCCATCTTGGAGAAGAAGAAAGGAATGTCCTGATATGTAATTTCCCCCATGTCATGAGTATGGACTATCTTGCGTACTTTTGCTTTTTTGGTTGGGTTCTCTTTCCTTTGTTCACTATGATGGCTTTGTATGTGGAGATCTTTCATACTTTAAGAAAACACATGAGACAATGCGTCTCCAACCTTCATTTAAATAAGTCAAATTATAGTAAGGACTATAAAATAACAATCTCCCTTGTGATTGTTAtgagtatgtatgccctttgttgGTTACCCATATCCATTCTGAACTGCATCACCTATTTTTACCCTAATGTTGTACAGACCAAGGGATTCGTACCTGCTCTGTATTTAAGCATTTTGTTGTCACATCTGAATTCTGTCATCAATCCTATAATCTATAGTctcaaaattaaaaaatttaaatacaccTTCATTAATATAATTAAGAGACATACATGTATCCTGTGCAGAGATGATATAACTGATGCCTCTAGTATAGAAAACACActtgaaaaataa